In Gemmata obscuriglobus, a single genomic region encodes these proteins:
- a CDS encoding STAS domain-containing protein — translation MKKTDECQAGCGGPAHIALNENLEPAELADLLSAARAAVRASRGATVDCAAAPFLPTGAVQILIALRRTCRDRGLPFAMESVQDAAAAHLRRAGLGEVLDS, via the coding sequence ATGAAGAAAACAGATGAGTGCCAAGCCGGGTGCGGCGGGCCCGCACACATCGCCCTGAACGAGAACCTCGAACCGGCGGAACTGGCCGACCTGCTCAGCGCCGCGCGGGCGGCGGTTCGTGCGAGCCGCGGCGCGACCGTCGATTGCGCGGCCGCGCCGTTCCTGCCCACTGGGGCAGTGCAGATTTTGATCGCGTTACGGCGCACGTGTCGCGATCGCGGGCTACCGTTCGCAATGGAAAGCGTTCAGGACGCGGCGGCCGCGCACCTGCGCCGCGCCGGGCTCGGCGAGGTCCTCGATTCGTAA
- a CDS encoding response regulator: protein MAKTALIVDDSLTFRQMVAMALSDAKFTVIEACNGQEALDKLAGARVDVIISDVNMPVMDGITFVKQARARPQLKSTPIILLTTESQTEMKQQGKAAGATGWIVKPFKAAQLVQVVTDLLP from the coding sequence GTGGCGAAAACCGCTCTCATCGTCGACGACTCGCTCACGTTCCGCCAAATGGTCGCCATGGCCCTGTCGGACGCCAAGTTCACCGTGATCGAGGCCTGCAACGGTCAGGAGGCCCTCGACAAGCTCGCCGGCGCCCGCGTGGACGTCATCATCAGCGACGTCAACATGCCGGTGATGGACGGGATCACGTTCGTCAAGCAGGCGCGCGCGCGGCCGCAGTTAAAGTCCACCCCCATCATCCTGCTCACCACCGAGTCCCAGACCGAGATGAAGCAGCAGGGCAAGGCCGCGGGCGCGACCGGGTGGATCGTGAAGCCGTTCAAGGCCGCGCAACTCGTCCAGGTCGTTACCGACCTGCTCCCCTAG
- a CDS encoding methyl-accepting chemotaxis protein, giving the protein MVQAGTSSGVAGAPEIGVVLEALSTQIGDTARHVEEAVTQVCTSFVSIARRSKESAARAARATGQDGGTDADAQAAARSTITALLGRMDQVRRATDEAVETLRRLEGIATRVDRIERSLGDLDGVSYALRILALNARIEAARAGESGRGFAVVAAETGRQAEAIGTTAKSIRGMVDGLWQEVRESTQRMRAGLLKSDTAADLNRAADLSREEGARALDALARSQAEMQALVAASATDAERLAGDIEDAMTALQFQDAVNQQLDHVAAALREARAVLASGDAAGAAALLDRLRARATMQSERRVLDRVTGHDAGPAGDDTPGSMEFF; this is encoded by the coding sequence ATGGTTCAGGCAGGCACCAGTTCCGGCGTCGCGGGAGCACCCGAAATCGGGGTGGTGCTCGAAGCGCTTTCGACCCAAATCGGGGACACGGCGCGGCACGTCGAAGAGGCGGTGACCCAGGTCTGCACCAGCTTCGTGAGCATCGCGCGGCGGTCGAAGGAGAGCGCGGCCCGCGCGGCCCGCGCGACCGGGCAGGACGGCGGCACGGACGCGGACGCGCAGGCCGCCGCCCGGTCCACGATCACGGCGCTGCTCGGCCGCATGGACCAGGTGCGCCGGGCCACCGACGAGGCGGTCGAGACGCTGCGCCGGCTCGAGGGCATCGCGACCCGCGTGGACCGCATCGAGCGGTCGCTCGGCGACCTGGACGGGGTCTCGTACGCGCTGCGCATCCTGGCCCTCAACGCGCGCATCGAGGCCGCCCGCGCGGGCGAGTCCGGGCGCGGGTTCGCGGTGGTCGCCGCCGAGACCGGGCGCCAGGCGGAAGCGATCGGCACCACGGCCAAGTCGATCCGCGGGATGGTGGACGGGCTGTGGCAGGAGGTGCGCGAGAGCACCCAGCGGATGCGGGCCGGGCTGCTCAAGAGCGACACCGCGGCCGACCTGAACCGGGCCGCCGACCTCAGCCGCGAAGAGGGCGCCCGCGCGCTGGACGCGCTCGCCCGGTCCCAGGCCGAGATGCAGGCGCTGGTGGCCGCGTCCGCGACCGACGCCGAGCGGCTGGCCGGGGACATCGAGGACGCGATGACCGCGCTCCAGTTCCAGGACGCGGTGAACCAGCAACTGGACCACGTCGCCGCGGCCCTACGGGAGGCCCGAGCCGTGCTCGCGTCCGGGGACGCGGCCGGCGCGGCGGCCCTCCTCGACCGGCTCCGCGCGCGGGCCACCATGCAGTCCGAGCGGCGCGTTCTGGACCGCGTCACCGGGCACGACGCCGGCCCCGCGGGTGACGACACCCCGGGTTCCATGGAATTCTTTTGA